Proteins from one Ranitomeya variabilis isolate aRanVar5 chromosome 1, aRanVar5.hap1, whole genome shotgun sequence genomic window:
- the DNAAF2 gene encoding protein kintoun: protein MAAKLEELSVTSEELERFKVAFQDARFRELFAQYAEELSNPENRRRYEQEIREMERERGMDVQFVHPEAGHVLRTCADGRQTCYLNVCSNAVVGKPHCVAGADKEGRLGQHWSLPCTLTLPREEKGPAGGRELIYDVVFHPDTLRLASRSAKFRSMVDLTALSTVAQQFSVALDTTNVTTLSETYKGVPQTAVIRKPVAGAAPKPQDPADPLRFPYPYDEKKRCRKTTRPLPIKPHRERPASLEPTVPRYTIRHRSYPDLQDYRDARDSVPSPVPKELVITVDLPLLSCAEDATLHIKGKELSLESVKPAAYKLQLKLPYLVEDERGTAQFNKIKRQLVVTLPVVQENLPKLMPAHLPAPSPTDSDSPQPSRTAEDSEMTPLCSQPQDHPECPLFTCSQDATTLTLIIHVKDIDKHSVTSEASSYQCEIRFCVHTGNSPYVLFVSFLPQYSLNTHDIVVSVSADNMVIELTKSSECFGPWKNLFFGVNSNSLQERKFINEENVSEFLENGLRPSTIPWSTTVDQPLINVMEMTDKRAHIRLNKPELEEDCLLTDGDQSSGLSGVTNLGSSHSDNADQSDTDETAEEKWPSPHPAIDCPTSPAAQPPVQLPGTDHSTEDLCTPAKELDEDLPDGAKLVQNPIPNPSRTEQVLRDVASSYSSALVPADHRTQCAFKFDNALLFDLD from the exons ATGGCGGCCAAGCTGGAGGAGCTGAGCGTGACCTCGGAGGAGCTGGAGCGCTTTAAGGTCGCTTTCCAGGACGCCCGCTTCCGGGAGCTTTTCGCTCAGTATGCGGAGGAGCTGAGCAACCCCGAGAACCGGCGCCGCTACGAGCAGGAGATCCGTGAGATGGAGCGGGAGCGGGGGATGGACGTGCAGTTCGTGCACCCCGAGGCCGGCCATGTGCTGCGGACCTGTGCGGACGGCCGCCAGACGTGCTACCTGAACGTGTGCAGCAACGCTGTGGTCGGGAAGCCGCACTGTGTGGCCGGGGCTGACAAGGAGGGGCGGCTGGGCCAGCACTGGAGCCTGCCCTGCACCCTCACCCTGCCCAGGGAGGAGAAGGGCCCGGCCGGCGGCAGGGAGCTCATCTACGACGTGGTCTTCCACCCGGACACCCTGCGCCTGGCCTCCCGCAGTGCCAAGTTCCGCTCCATGGTGGACCTGACCGCCCTGAGCACCGTGGCCCAGCAGTTCAGCGTGGCCCTGGACACCACCAACGTCACGACCCTGAGCGAGACGTACAAGGGGGTCCCACAGACTGCCGTCATCCGCAAGCCAGTGGCTGGAGCAGCCCCCAAGCCCCAGGACCCCGCCGACCCCCTGCGCTTCCCCTATCCCTACGATGAGAAGAAGAGGTGCAGGAAGACCACCCGGCCCCTGCCCATCAAGCCCCACCGTGAGAGGCCGGCTTCCCTGGAGCCCACCGTCCCGCGGTACACCATCCGTCACCGCTCCTACCCGGACCTGCAGGACTACCGGGACGCCAGGGACTCCGTGCCCAGCCCGGTGCCCAAGGAGCTGGTGATCACCGTGGACCTGCCGCTGCTGAGCTGTGCTGAGGACGCCACCCTTCACATTAAGGGCAAGGAACTGAGCCTGGAGTCCGTGAAGCCGGCGGCCTACAAACTGCAGCTGAAGCTGCCCTACCTGGTGGAGGACGAGCGGGGCACGGCCCAATTCAACAAGATCAAGAGGCAGCTGGTGGTGACATTGCCCGTGGTGCAGGAGAACCTCCCCAAACTAATGCCGGCTCACCTGCCGGCCCCCAGCCCCACAGACAGTGACTCCCCCCAGCCCAGCAGGACCGCAGAAGACTCAGAGATGACCCCTCTATGTTCCCAGCCTCAGGACCACCCCGAATGTCCCTTATTCACTTGTTCCCAGGACGCCACCACATTGACTCTCATCATCCACGTGAAGGATATCGACAAGCACAGCGTCACGTCCGAGGCCAGCAGTTACCAGTGCGAGATCCGCTTCTGTgtgcacactggtaactctccataCGTCTTATTTGTGTCCTTCCTGCCGCAGTATAGTCTGAACACCCACGATATCGTGGTCAGCGTGTCAGCGGACAACATGGTCATTGAGCTGACCAAATCCTCCGAGTGCTTCGGCCCGTGGAAGAACCTCTTCTTTGGTGTGAACAGCAATTCCCTGCAG gaGAGAAAGTTTATTAATGAAGAGAACGTGTCTGAGTTCTTAGAAAATGGTTTACGCCCTTCTACTATTCCATGGTCGACCACGGTGGATCAGCCGCTGATAAACGTCATGGAAATGACAGACAAAAGAGCCCACATCCGGCTGAAT AAACCAGAACTGGAGGAGGACTGTTTATTGACCGACGGAGATCAATCATCAGGTCTGAGCGGGGTGACGAACCTGGGGAGCAGCCACTCGGATAACGCAGACCAGTCCGATACCGATGAAACCGCAGAGGAAAAATGGCCAAGTCCACACCCAGCCATAGACTGCCCTACCTCACCCGCTGCACAGCCTCCTGTCCAACTACCGGGCACCGATCACTCTACTGAGGATCTCTGCACACCGGCCAAAGAACTTGATGAAGATCTGCCGGATGGTGCGAAACTTGTGCAAAATCCTATACCCAACCCTTCCAGAACAGAGCAGGTCCTAAGGGACGTTGCCTCCTCTTACAGCTCTGCCCTCGTCCCTGCCGACCACAGAACACAATGTGCCTTTAAGTTCGACAACGCCTTGTTGTTTGATCTAGACTGA